Proteins from one Rhodoflexus caldus genomic window:
- a CDS encoding dienelactone hydrolase family protein, whose translation MKRITCFLMGCMAIMTAYAQDFAIAQLEKSPRHHEWVEVKYGNRTVHCFVAFPESPVNTPAVVVIHENRGLTDWVRSFTDQLAAEGYLAIAPDLLSGFSEDKKRTSDFANSDDARTALSQLKPEQVSADLAAVQAYIAKAPSCNGKTAIIGFCWGGGQCFRAATNIPSIQAALVFYGGAPESAEEVARIKAPVYGFYAENDQRINAGIPKIESLMKEANKPFAYEIYKGAGHAFMRIGDDPAGSAENKQARADSWVRIRKILAELK comes from the coding sequence ATGAAAAGAATCACTTGCTTTCTGATGGGTTGCATGGCGATAATGACAGCCTATGCACAAGATTTTGCTATTGCGCAATTAGAAAAATCGCCGCGCCACCACGAATGGGTTGAGGTAAAATACGGCAACCGCACGGTACATTGCTTTGTGGCCTTCCCCGAATCGCCCGTGAATACGCCTGCTGTGGTGGTTATCCACGAAAACCGAGGGCTGACCGACTGGGTGCGCAGTTTTACCGACCAACTCGCTGCCGAGGGCTACTTAGCCATTGCCCCTGACCTGCTGTCAGGATTTTCGGAAGATAAAAAGCGCACCTCGGACTTTGCCAACTCCGATGATGCACGTACTGCACTTTCGCAACTGAAACCCGAACAAGTAAGTGCAGACCTTGCGGCCGTGCAAGCGTATATTGCCAAAGCCCCATCTTGCAACGGAAAAACGGCTATCATCGGCTTTTGTTGGGGCGGCGGCCAGTGTTTCCGTGCCGCAACCAATATCCCCTCTATTCAGGCAGCGTTGGTTTTCTACGGCGGTGCACCCGAAAGCGCTGAGGAGGTAGCCCGTATCAAAGCACCTGTGTACGGTTTCTATGCTGAAAATGACCAGCGCATCAATGCCGGCATTCCAAAAATTGAAAGCCTGATGAAAGAAGCGAACAAGCCGTTTGCCTACGAAATTTACAAAGGAGCAGGCCATGCCTTTATGCGCATTGGCGATGACCCCGCGGGCAGTGCCGAAAACAAGCAAGCCCGCGCCGACTCATGGGTACGCATCCGCAAGATTCTGGCGGAGTTGAAGTAA
- a CDS encoding type II toxin-antitoxin system PemK/MazF family toxin, with the protein MQSAFTKSDILLVNFGQPPTEIKGHEQGYERPCIVIKSLNHLQLAIVVPLTTKEPAYLGYSTVKIAKGTSVLHQDSYVLCHQIKTISFQRITKKLGSIERKTQLKIEAVLIDLLEL; encoded by the coding sequence ATGCAATCGGCATTCACCAAAAGCGATATTTTGCTCGTAAATTTCGGTCAACCGCCGACAGAGATAAAGGGACATGAGCAGGGCTATGAACGCCCTTGTATTGTCATCAAATCTCTGAATCATTTACAACTTGCAATTGTAGTCCCCTTAACAACCAAAGAGCCGGCCTACTTGGGTTATTCAACCGTAAAGATTGCCAAAGGTACATCTGTATTGCATCAGGATAGCTATGTTTTGTGTCATCAAATCAAGACCATTTCCTTTCAACGCATTACCAAAAAATTAGGCAGTATAGAACGCAAAACCCAACTCAAAATTGAGGCAGTACTGATAGATTTATTGGAATTGTGA
- the hemN gene encoding oxygen-independent coproporphyrinogen III oxidase, with protein MNEAELKALLHRYDVALPRYTSYPTVPYWNHASLMPQLWAASVRERFTAENRTVCLYIHLPFCEELCTYCACNKRITKNHAVETPYLESVLQEWQMYLQLFEAKPVIKEIHLGGGTPTFFSPQNLQRLIEGIMQHAERAADHEFSVEVHPNYTTEAHLQALAEVGFNRISLGVQDFDQQVQYIINRPQTFEQTARVVAWARALGYESVNVDLVYGLPKQTLHSIEMTIGRLAEFKPDRIAFYSYAHVPWKSKGQRRYTDEDVPQADEKISMYSLGNRLLTAMGYEAIGMDHFALPSDKLLKAYHSGTLHRNFMGYTTTNHKLVIGLGASSISDTWTAFAQNDKTVEGYQQALTEGRLPLVGGHLLSEEDLRIRRHILDLMCTDRTNFAPEDFSADFAEHIGNKLAAFAADGLVKIMGNTIEVLPKGRLLVRHICAAFDAYLYRNEAQAQFSKAI; from the coding sequence ATGAACGAAGCCGAACTTAAGGCGCTGCTGCATCGCTACGATGTGGCGCTGCCCCGCTACACGAGCTACCCGACCGTACCTTATTGGAACCATGCAAGCCTTATGCCGCAACTATGGGCTGCATCCGTTCGGGAGCGATTCACGGCAGAAAACCGAACAGTTTGCCTCTATATTCACCTGCCTTTTTGTGAAGAATTGTGTACTTACTGCGCCTGCAACAAGCGCATTACAAAAAATCACGCCGTAGAAACGCCTTATCTGGAAAGCGTATTGCAGGAGTGGCAAATGTACCTGCAACTCTTTGAGGCAAAGCCTGTTATCAAAGAAATTCACTTGGGCGGGGGAACGCCCACATTCTTTTCCCCGCAAAACCTGCAACGGCTAATTGAGGGCATCATGCAACATGCCGAGCGCGCTGCCGACCACGAGTTCAGCGTAGAAGTACACCCTAACTACACCACCGAGGCGCATCTGCAAGCCTTGGCAGAAGTCGGGTTTAACCGCATCAGCCTTGGCGTACAGGATTTTGACCAGCAAGTGCAGTACATCATCAACCGCCCGCAAACCTTTGAACAAACCGCACGGGTGGTAGCTTGGGCGCGGGCATTGGGCTATGAAAGCGTTAATGTGGACTTGGTGTACGGGCTGCCCAAACAAACCCTGCATAGCATTGAAATGACCATCGGCAGGCTGGCAGAGTTCAAACCCGACCGCATCGCGTTTTATTCCTACGCGCATGTGCCTTGGAAAAGCAAAGGACAACGCCGATACACCGACGAAGACGTGCCGCAAGCCGATGAAAAAATCAGCATGTACAGCCTTGGCAACCGCCTGCTGACCGCCATGGGCTACGAAGCTATCGGCATGGATCACTTCGCGCTGCCTTCCGACAAGTTGCTGAAAGCCTATCACAGCGGCACACTGCACCGCAATTTCATGGGCTACACCACCACCAACCACAAATTGGTCATCGGGCTGGGCGCATCTTCCATCAGCGACACGTGGACAGCCTTTGCCCAAAACGATAAAACCGTAGAAGGCTACCAACAAGCCCTTACCGAAGGGCGTTTGCCCTTAGTTGGCGGGCATTTGCTTAGCGAGGAAGACCTGCGCATCCGTCGCCATATTTTGGATTTGATGTGTACCGACCGCACCAACTTTGCACCCGAAGATTTCAGTGCCGATTTTGCCGAGCACATCGGCAACAAACTTGCCGCCTTCGCTGCCGACGGGCTTGTAAAAATAATGGGCAACACCATAGAGGTATTGCCCAAAGGAAGACTGTTGGTGCGGCACATTTGCGCTGCTTTTGATGCCTACCTGTACCGCAACGAAGCCCAAGCACAATTCAGCAAGGCGATTTGA
- a CDS encoding type II toxin-antitoxin system RelE family toxin has protein sequence MPYQVVLKKQVIKTLETVREPYYTKIKAAIYELANDPRPPGCKKLRGRAGYRIRISDYRVIYDVFDDVLTVEVIAVGHRREIYE, from the coding sequence ATGCCCTATCAGGTTGTCTTAAAAAAGCAGGTCATCAAAACACTTGAAACTGTCCGCGAACCTTATTATACCAAGATAAAAGCTGCTATTTATGAGCTTGCAAATGACCCGCGTCCGCCCGGTTGCAAAAAACTTAGAGGCAGAGCCGGATACCGCATTCGCATAAGTGATTATCGCGTTATTTATGACGTTTTTGATGATGTGCTCACGGTTGAAGTAATTGCTGTGGGGCATCGCAGAGAGATTTATGAGTAA
- the rsmI gene encoding 16S rRNA (cytidine(1402)-2'-O)-methyltransferase, with protein MLTVVPTPIGNLEDITLRALRVLREADFVVAEDTRVSGNLLKHFDIKKPLLSFHTANEHKAVEGIVARLQQGQKGALVSDAGTPGISDPGFLLIRACVREGIAVECLPGPTAFVPALVASGLPCDTFTFWGFLPHKKGRQTQLAQIAASEHTVVLYESPHRLLKLLEELKEHCGAERPVCVARELTKLHEEIARGTVAELLAHFSEKAVKGEIVVVVGAAV; from the coding sequence TGCGAGCCTTGCGCGTGTTGCGCGAGGCTGATTTTGTTGTAGCGGAAGACACCCGCGTTTCGGGCAACCTGCTCAAACATTTTGATATCAAAAAGCCGCTGCTGAGCTTTCACACAGCCAACGAACACAAAGCCGTAGAAGGCATTGTTGCCCGCCTGCAACAGGGGCAAAAGGGCGCATTGGTCAGCGATGCAGGCACGCCCGGCATTTCCGACCCGGGTTTTTTGCTCATTCGTGCCTGCGTGCGCGAAGGCATTGCAGTGGAGTGCCTGCCCGGCCCGACGGCTTTTGTCCCTGCGTTGGTGGCTTCGGGGCTGCCCTGCGATACTTTCACCTTCTGGGGATTTTTGCCGCACAAAAAAGGCAGACAAACCCAACTTGCGCAAATAGCCGCTTCGGAGCATACCGTTGTGCTTTACGAATCGCCACACCGCTTGCTCAAACTGCTGGAAGAGCTCAAAGAACACTGTGGAGCCGAGCGCCCCGTATGCGTCGCCCGCGAACTGACCAAACTGCACGAGGAAATCGCCCGCGGCACAGTCGCCGAACTGCTTGCCCATTTTAGCGAAAAAGCCGTGAAAGGTGAAATTGTGGTGGTGGTGGGTGCTGCCGTGTAA